In one window of Lynx canadensis isolate LIC74 chromosome A3, mLynCan4.pri.v2, whole genome shotgun sequence DNA:
- the TMEM17 gene encoding transmembrane protein 17 — translation MELPDPVRQRLGNFSRTVFSDSNRTGPEYSEGPDNEMVSSLALQMSLYFNTYFFPLWWVSSIMMLQMKYSVLPDYYKFIVVTVIIIITLIEAIRLYLGYMGNLQEKVPELAGFWLLSLLLQLPLILFLLFNEGLTNLPLEKAIHIIFTLFLTFQVVSAFVTLRKMVNQLATRFHLQDFDRLSAYRGGTRRMRSCIEEI, via the exons ATGGAGCTGCCGGATCCGGTCCGCCAGCGGCTGGGAAACTTCAGCCGGACCGTGTTCAGCGACTCCAACCGGACCGGGCCGGAGTACAGCGAGGGTCCTG ATAATGAAATGGTTTCCAGTTTGGCATTGCAGATGTCACTTTATTTTAACACTTACTTTTTCCCACTTTGGTGGGTAAGCAGCATTATGATGCTTCAGATGAAG tatTCAGTCTTGCCTGATTACTACAAATTCATTGTGGTCACTGTTATCATCATAATAACCTTAATTGAAGCTATCAGGTTGTATCTGGGCTACATGGGTAACCTACAGGAAAAG GTTCCTGAATTGGCTGGCTTTTGGCTTTTGAGTCTTCTGTTGCAACTGCCTTTAATTCTATTCTTGCTCTTTAATGAAGGCCTAACGAATCTGCCATTGGAAAAAGCAATACACATCATCTTCACTTTGTTCCTTACTTTCCAAGTTGTTTCAGCCTTTGTTACCCTGAGGAAAATGGTAAATCAGTTGGCAACTCGTTTCCACCTCCAAGACTTTGACCGGCTCTCTGCATACAGAGGAGGCACGAGAAGAATGAGATCCTGTATAGAAGAGATTTGA